A stretch of DNA from Vanacampus margaritifer isolate UIUO_Vmar chromosome 1, RoL_Vmar_1.0, whole genome shotgun sequence:
TTCCCTTAATCTTGCTTACCCGAGCGCAGAAGTTGTTGATGGCTTCCGGTGGGAAGCCTCGCCTCCTAAGTGCGGTTAAAGTAAAGAGGCGAGGGTCGTCCCAGTCTCTGAAATTTAACAGGcacaataaatcaaatcaattctTCTTCAATGGAGATTCGACACTTTGTTGTATCATGAATATTTGAGGTTCAATTACTCAATATTGCACATACTGTTTGCTTTGTATGTCGACGTCTACATTCATCTGTACTTGTTTGCACTTTACATGAGCAGTAATAACGGTTTGGGTTTTTAGATCCAGTCGAATGCTACAGCGACAAGCATCGGTAGGCATGCATTTGTTCGATTCCAAAATCAAAAGAATTTAACCAAGCCAATGTAAAATTTGGGTACCACATGGGACATTCTCTttgtccttaactctttgactgccagacgttttcagaaacgggatgtcgccagtgccagccgatttaagcattttgagtgatctttcaaggtccacagaaaatgttgtgtttggactatggaaacacacatccgaccaaatgaaagattggactctcagctttcatcagaaaaaaaagtttgtttctaccttattccgttcttcagtaatcaacaatagaaaatggttactttcaccgaaattctctcttttgaaacaaaaaacggagaaaaggagctttttgtgaaacgatgttatttcatgcactctagtgaattgtacacttctttttatccatgaacgatgccacaaacacctaaatagtgctttacttctgtaaaacgctttcaccaacaataaaaaagtgttttttgattgaaaatacgtttatttccattcaacagtgtaacaatttgacaaaacaatttcgcaaactatttacaaatgtgtgcaactgtggtactacttacaattatgtggatgtttcaaatacagtttttccttttgtaacgctctcctgcgtgcaaggagacgccaggactcgcacaacagtttactttcactttcacattggtccgttttgcgtgcaaacgttacactttcttgacggcctttttttccggggaataaaaagcaagtagcagactgtacacacttcctccgatgaatatgcattggactcggggcactctccgtcgtccgatcgaacgtccgcctgtgcgtgctcggttgcgctccgcgttacgacaccgtcatagccgccgcgtcagcggttccaatttcgccgtcaagctcggattcaccttcatcatcatcgaggatgatcaccgtcgtcatcaatgtactcttttagcgttggtcgatgcctttcgtcttgtaagtgtagagctgcttgcaaacgctcgccattgcccgttccctcctccatctagctccatctaacgtcttctactgccgcgtcaattctttccaaccacggagtcaccatcatcttcatcatcgatgatgatcatcgtcatcaacaatgcgcttttttagcgatgcttttggtctttgaaaaaaacggctctggcgttagcgcctcgcgaccggccgccgtttttcctttgttttccattctgatcacctgctcaacgctctagctccgcctctactgacgcccacccgatcttgtcaaaagagagtcatcgctgccctctaggggccaaaaatagtcattaggctcacgagacctgcttaaaattttcaggagagctccgcaagccttcccagcacccgttttaaaaaaaaaaaataaaaaaaatgggaggacgtcttttaacgtctttggcgctcctccgtaggtttttgcagaacgtcatttaacgtctttggcagtaaaagagttaaaatgtcatctgatgtttaaaaaaaaaaagaaggacaaaaaaaagacattttgccattttaccTGACCACTCCACTCTCCACCAATTTGATGATCTTCCTCTTAGACACCACGGTGTAGGTGAGGTTCAGGCGGCCATATTCCCACTGAACAGGGCAGTACACGTCCAGAGCATTACATAGCCAGTAATATGATGACCGCCtgccaacacaaacacaaaatttcacACCAAATGAATTGAGTGTGCCACCGTGTGAATGATAGAAAAAAAGTAAGTCATGTCTACCTGGCCTGGAACTCTTTGGTGCAGAGTGAATGTGTGATGTTTTCAATGGAGTCACACAAACAGTGGGTGTAGTCATAAGTGGGATAGATGCACCTGAAAAACAACATTGAGGAATCGGGTATAGTAGTACTCAAATGCAAAAGGGAGAAAAGGACAACTATTGAGACAATTAACCTACCATTCATCTCCGGTTCGATGATGTGGCGTGTATTTAATCCGGTATGCCACGGGGTCCATTTTCCCATCCTCCATGACGGTTTTCATCCTGAGTGTGACCTCGCCCTCAGAGAACATCCCCTTTTTCATCCTCTCAAACAAAACCAGAGATTCTTCAATGGGACGGTCTCTCCATGGTGACGGAGGAGTATTGTGGCCCTTCAGCTCCTCCCCCTTCTGGTGGCACACATACGCGTGGCCCCTGAGGGAAGacaatcaaaaatgaaacaCCTTCTATCCTACTGCTCATTGTGCGATTGTAAACAGGAATGCTTGAAGCGCTCACCTGCGAACGAGTTCAAGTGCGAGATCGTAGAGTTGCTGGAAGTTGTCCGATGCGTGCGTGACTGCGTACGGTGTGTAGCCTGCGCAAGAACAGAACCTCAAAATATTCGTcaagattattttggtaataatttaaatcacgaACAGGACGatcttttttttgagggggggggggagggggtacacaaacgattacaattatttcaaactataattatgcaagttcctatTGGCTGAAACCAAATTTATTAGTTATTCTAAAACGTAAAAAAGTTACAACTGTatgaatttaaacaactcaactcaaaaatttgtattaatctttttcttttcttctttttttttttttttttacaattatgctgatgttgtaattggggagtgtaataattgacattgtaattcaatttcaattaactcattcactcgcagccattttcactgaagcaaccccctttgctcccggctgctggactggatttggactgattttgcaaggcccacagaatagtgtgttctattgctataaaagcatggaagctataaaaagaaagattagagtctcttctttcataagggtacaaaaaaaaattctatctgttaacgttttgcagcaattagcactaaaatatagctaagtttcatcattatttattcacaaatctgtttaaaacagtggagaaaagagctttttgcaaaatggccctgcttgatctcttatactctactgccacctgctggccgttttttgtaataactatgattgctttaagccaccacTTCATGTGAGGAGCTttatcaaaaccttctgtatgtgcttgcaaacaacaacaacaacaacgtgtgaacacgtttttgggagttaaGCACAAAGTagtaaaaaacgtatttagacatttttgggtttgaatgagttacgTTACCAATTTTCTGCATGGAGAAAAATCATCAACTCACCGAGCCACTCTACCATGTCCTTGATGGCAGTGAAGTACTTTTCTTCCTCCTTCTCTGGATTTGTGTCATCATATCTCAAGAAACAAATTCCGTTGTTCGCCTGGGAAAGAGTAGAAGTGTAAATGGAAGCGCCATTGTTTCGTAGCTGCCTTGAGAAGAGACGAAAACGGAAGAAAGGACGTACCTTTGCATAACCAAAATTAAAGTTAATGGCTTTTGCGTGCCCAATGTGAAGGATACCATTGGGCTCAGGAGGAAAACGGGTACGAATCTACAAGAGTGAGGACATCAGTCAAATgtgctcattttttttgttttaacttctCGTCTACGTGTGATCTCACCTGTCCACCAAATAGCTCCATGTGCATTTTGAGCAAGTCCATTGTGTTTGGGGTAACCACATAGCCCTCAGTTGTATAATTCTCACCTGCATATTGATTAAGTATTGATGCTTAGTATGGAGGGAATTCTTTGCACAGCATTTCATTTTGTGCTTGTTTCCTTTATCACCTGGTTTGTGGAATTTCAGGGCTTCTCCCCTCAGCTGCTCCATTAGTGATTTGCCCTCAACACCGGTGACCTCACCTAAACAACACgtatgataaataaaaatacacaaacaatacAACGAACCTAACAGAAGTTGGACAATCACTCTTGTGCAATCCTGCACCTTACCATTAAGTGTCAcctcctctttttttgtcttcacctcattctcaactttatttttctGGGGCTGCGTAGTAttaagaggagaaaaaaaagatgtattgaAATGTTAATATTGGCTTTATTTTAGCAATTATGAGGTATCAATATTTAAAGATCAGGAAGGacgtctttatttatttaacttaaatACTGGAAAGTGTTAGAACAAGTCAGTCTAACTTAAgccaaaattgtaaaaatgtcaaattaaatcTTAGTTGTCAGCACACTtgcaaaaattacatttattacaatgCTTTGATCCACACTAACAGATTACttgattgttgaaaaaaaaaaaattcaggaaaTTACAATTTTCCGAGTTACCTTTGATTTTTTCTCAAGGTCAGCCTCCGTCTTGGGGCCTAAAAGATGCAGGACCTTAAGAAGCAAAGGCCGAGTCATTTACTAAAGATAGTCGGGTGAAGCTAATTACGCTGCATCAAAACACTCTGTCTGACACGTACTGTGCTCCCAATGCACCTTTTTTCAGACATACCTGCATGTCCACCTCATTCTTGAGAACTTTCCCATCAGCCCATTTTAGAGCGGCGCGCACCTCTCCTGCACCAAACCACAATTTATGACCTTCTGTCTGCACAGCATCACTTGTTTCAGCAATATCTGCCCAGCTAGGTGAGTGATCATACCCATCAGCAGGCCCATGTTGAAGTGGTACCTCTCCTTTTCAAGCTGTTCTTTGTGCTTCTTGATCACAGACTCCACCTGCGCGACAATCTCCTGTCACTGAGCAGTGCATATATTAAAGCTTGAAAGTTGTTCAAGCGAGCTTGTACTTACGGCATCTTCAATCTGCTCTGGTGTTATGACCACACCCACTCCACAGGCTTCATTAAACTCGCTCTGGTGGAGGCTGTCCTCAGGGTGAATCTTGAAAAATTCCAAAGCAGCTGTGGATTCAGAAATGAACGTTCAGTCAGCCTGCACCTGGGCAGCTCTGACTACAAACGTAGTTTTCCGTGAccacggtgtgtgtgtgtgtgtgtgtgtcaaatccAATGTGATGGGCTTTGAGTgtgtgaaaacaaaaagaaaaaacgccatgtaaatctgatgcattaatatttatttttcttgttacaaTATAAACAGTAAAGTGTCTTATTTATTGTGTGCAAACAGGTCAAGTGGGGCAACATGATACAATCAACTGCAAGAAGTTAATATGGTTGCCTTCTCTGTCAAATATTAATCTGGCCTGATATTGAAAGCAAATTATCAGTGTCGGTTAGGCAACTATTAATCTAAATTAccatgcatgattttttttttacaaatgtgtgtgacTCATTTCTGTGGGCAGGAGCAGATTTAGCATTAGACAAACTCAGACCATTACGGTACCTGCTTGCCCAAGATTTTTAGGGGCCACTAAACTTGCAGTACATAGTATGAAAGCAATCGAAATGGtaaatgatataaaatgttgattaatgttcTTATCAATTACAGTAATAGAGTTGAGATGACTCACTCGTTAGATAGAAATCCTCAGGAAGGATTTTAAGGACTTTATCGATGAATACCGTCACCGTGTTTTAAAGTGAAGATAAAACGTTTGTCAGTGCAGCACACAAGTGTGGAATGCCCCATGGCTGGCTTTGCCTTGGGCCAGTAAATGACTATACACAACCCTTCCTATCGGTGAGGTGTTGCAGCATGTCACCACTTACCTGCAAGCTGTTGCTCTGTTGTGATTTTGCGCAGAGCTATGTTTTCTACGAGGAATGCCAGACGTTTTGTGTCTTTGAGGCGAGAGGCCAGGCTGTACAACAACGTCCCCGTAGCTTTGTCCACTTCTGTTGCGCCACTGATACTGCGAGCCTAGACAAATAATTACAGCAAACCAGAAATCAGAACAACAGAACTTTTGAGCTTCATTAAATAATGGGTTGTgactttaacaacaacaaaaaaagaccagCAACAGACATCTACAATAAATATGTTAACACTTGCCACTTAGGCAaagatgtgaaagtgaaaagcCAAGTGACCCTCCATTGCAAACTAAGCAGCTGCAGTGTACTCAAGTAAAGACAAATATGTCACATTCTTCCTACCGATCGcgtaaatacacacatatatttcTCTCAAGTTTGTTGCAACACCAGAAGTGATCAGTGTGTGGCTGTCACAGCTGTCCCAACTATGAGTTCCATGAACAGATGGGGGGGGTCAAACCTGAACGATTGCGCTCTTCAACGTGGTACTCAACGCTGCATTTTTCAGCGTTTCTTTTGCTTTCTGCTCACTAAGCCCGATGGAAATGAATAGTGTCGATATATCGTccatttttgtcacttttctCCGACAGGTTCGGGTGAACACCAAAACACCACCGCCCTACAACCTCGCTACttcgagagagagagggagagagagggatagagagtgagagaaactacttcctgtttgcttGAAGGGGGTggggaaattaaaaatatgagccAATTGGAAGAAGCGGGTATGGACAACGTCAGCCAATCATGTAATGATGTAATATGAAGCACCGCCTTCTAAAAGAAATATAGCCAATCACAACGTTTGTATCGTTCACGTGCAACGAACCACTATCTGAGAAATATTGCGTCAGAAAATCATTCCAGATAATCATGAAATTGGGACCACACATTCGTACTATTTTAGATGAAACGGAATACACGGCACATTTCGTCATACCACAAAATTTTCTCCGTAATCCACGAGTCAATATAACGTGGTGCAACGTTTTTGTTGTCAATGAAAGAATGGTCAGTTTTTAGTTTGTTTGGGCTTTATCCGCGGAAAGCGACTTTAATATCTATTCTcttatttcttaaaaatatgattaaaaGTCCCATCACGTCTATAGACGGCCAACCAGACCACGAGAAAAATAGCTTCAGATTTACATCGTATTATAGAATTAGTGGCTTTCTCCCTCCCAACAATGTTACAACAAAGTCTCCCCAACATCATCCCTTAGAAAAATGTAAGTTGGTCGACTGGTTGATTGACATGGGTCTGTTGCTCGCATATTTTCCAATCTTGTTCTGTATGTTTGCTGCTCAAGCATCAcaacataattattattgttataataatatttttttaactttggcaGCAAGCGGCTGATGATAACTTCCGGTCTGACGTCATCGAAGTTCCGCCGGTGTACTGGATGTAAACAATCGCGACAAAGATGCAACTCGAGGTTCTTTTCACCGCGAGAATCTTTCAGATGCATGCACGCATGCCAACAAATGCGTAAAGTTATGGCGACCCATGCAGTTCTGTCATCGGGAGTAAGCGCGTGGAGATCTTTAGCCTGCGAGAAGTCAGAGCTGCGACTGGATCTCACTCTTGCTTGTGGGCAATCGTTCCGGTACGTCTACTAGACTACTTGTGAGCAACGGCAACGCTGTACATGTGTTTtacattgggggaaaaaaacgtaacAGCGCACCACCcaacaaaaaaattcccaaataaTGTCGATACACAGGTTAATTATTtaacttctgccatctagtggaagaacattgaattattattattcctgtCACCGTACGTTGCTGGCACAAAGCTAAAGCTACATTATTGTATCCAACCAACACAAGCAACCATTCGGGCTCAAATTCAAACCAATTATGAATATTTTTCCACAGCTGGAGGGAGACGGCAGACGGCCACTGGACTGGAGTGGTGGGAGGACGTGTTTGGACTCTTACTCAGACAGAGGACACTTTGTGGTACCATGTTTACAAAAGCAATGACATGCACGTGCACAGAGGAGACATGGCGGGAAAGGGTGGTGTTTTCGTCGATGAGAAAAACAAGTCACAGATGAAATGTAAAGCAGCTGTGAAGAAGGAGGTAGTTACTGTAAACCTCCAGCATGACATAGAGGACAAAACCATTTTGACAGATTACTTCCAGCTAAATGTGAATTTGAAGGATCTGTACAGAAAATGGGGAGCAGCGGATCCCCACTTCCAAAAAGTTGCAGACATCTTCACCGGTCAGTGTATGCTTGCATGCCATCATTTATCAACACATAATGACTCACATTCATATTTTCTTCCGACAGGTGTGCGAATGCTCCGCCAGGACCCCACTGAATGTCTCTTTTCCTTCATTTGCACCTCCAACAACCACATCTCGCGTATCCAAGGCATGGTGGAGAGGTTGTGTGAGGCCCGCGGTAGCCTGTTGTGCCAGCTGGATCAAACCTCGTACTACGACTTTCCTTCGCTGTCCTCATTAGCAGGTGCAAGTGCGGCTGTTGTAACTTGCTAATTATTTTGTCCTTGTGTTGTGTTGGCGTCACATGCTAGGTTGAAGATCTGTCCCGCCCGCCACagcattttttggaacctaCTAAAGcaaatagaatgtttttgtgACGTTTTGTGCTAAATTTATCGGttctttttaatttagaaaaaaataatccataaaAAGTGCAATTTATCTTCACTTTTGGCAGACAatacaagtatttatttattttttttaccaaatgctttcttgacataaaaatgaaaactacaggaaacataattttttttatctgattgtCACTATTTTGCATGACTTCATTTGTTGTTGGAAATATATAACAATGAAATGCTGGGATAATTGTGTATAtgtaatactaataatataaaatgattatatatttatatggttTTCATAGTTTCAACGGCCTTCTGAGAGTCacctgagtttgacacccctgattttgTGTCTTCAAAAACCAAGCATGCAATTTTTTGGAATGTTGGAAGAAGGCGGAGCAAGATCAATTAAATAATACTAATATGATAAATAGATGTAGATGGAATGTAATCCCCTCTTATCCAAATTCCATGAACCAGGTACAgtgcatataaaaagtctacacacccctgttcaaatgccaggtttttgagAGAAAATAAGCCAAAAAAGAATTCATTAAAAGCTCTCCCTCCATTAACCTTTTCATTAGTATTTAATCTTTTCAAGAGCGCACGTGCAActtaacaaataaaacaactgtCATTttgcaagtgtgcacaccctctcatGAATGGATAAGGCTGCGTTcacaattaaccaatcacattcaagctCATGTTGAATGGgggtcagcacacacctgccaacatttaaaatgcttttgaaaAGGCTTTTCCTCACATTGCTTTCAAAGCCTGAAGCTTTTCTGCTAACACTCGACTGCTACTTGGAACTGttcatgttttgatttttaaaataattatttcccCCCAATTGCGTTTTAAGTGGCTGTAGGCCACAATGGTGGagaaaatgatttatcttggtgtaaaaaaaataataaaaatcatggaaatttgacatttgaacagggagGGGTGTTtacactttttatatccactgtatgcTGTGTTATGTCTAACAATGCGCCTCTACTATGCCGTATTTTCAATATCTAAGCAAACATGCATTTTGTTCTTTGTAGACAGCAGTGTAGAAGCACGCCTCAGGGAACTGGGTTTTGGATACCGAGCTCGGTTCTTGCAACAGAGTGCAAAGCAGATTTTGGACAACCATGGTGACAAATGGCTTGAAGGTCTACGCCGCGTCTCCTATTCGCAGGCCCGTGATGCACTGCGTGCCCTCCCTGGGGTGGGCACTAAGGTACAGCAGATGAAATGGCAAGCTAGTCTGTAGTGAACTTGTCAAATGTAACTTTGTCATATGTGTCCTCCTTCAGGTGGCCGATTGTGTATGTTTGATGTCCCTGGATAAGGCAGACGCTGTGCCAATTGACACACACGTGTGGCAAATTGCCAAGCGCGACTATAAATACGCTGCTGCCAACCAACCCAAAAGCATCACAGAAAAGCTTCACAAAGACATCGGTTTGTGTTCACGTGTGTCATTGAGCATCATTTGCAAAGCGTCCACACGTCTTTAGTAGCTCACCCATGTTTGATGACGCAGGTGAATTCTTCAGGAATCTGTGGGGTCCTTACGCTGGTTGGGCACAGTCAGTAAGTGCGACTATTGACCAACATCAAATTGTGCGTTTTAAGTCCATTGCAACCATAAAGTGTGTTTCCGTTCTTTAGGTGTTATTCTGCGCTGATCTCAAGAAATTCCAAAAATTTAAGGAAACTCCACATCTGAAAAGGGAAAAGGAAGATTCCGACAGTGAAAGCGTGGTAACATGCAAGagaacaaatattaagagtgtaaaaaaatctactgtgaaaaacaaaagaccCAAGTCAGCATGTCAAACGAAGGAAAAGGTGTGCGTCAAGGAGGAACAAGTCATATAACGTGCTGTACTTTTCTACAGTTTG
This window harbors:
- the qars1 gene encoding glutamine--tRNA ligase: MDDISTLFISIGLSEQKAKETLKNAALSTTLKSAIVQARSISGATEVDKATGTLLYSLASRLKDTKRLAFLVENIALRKITTEQQLAAALEFFKIHPEDSLHQSEFNEACGVGVVITPEQIEDAVESVIKKHKEQLEKERYHFNMGLLMGEVRAALKWADGKVLKNEVDMQVLHLLGPKTEADLEKKSKPQKNKVENEVKTKKEEVTLNGEVTGVEGKSLMEQLRGEALKFHKPGENYTTEGYVVTPNTMDLLKMHMELFGGQIRTRFPPEPNGILHIGHAKAINFNFGYAKANNGICFLRYDDTNPEKEEEKYFTAIKDMVEWLGYTPYAVTHASDNFQQLYDLALELVRRGHAYVCHQKGEELKGHNTPPSPWRDRPIEESLVLFERMKKGMFSEGEVTLRMKTVMEDGKMDPVAYRIKYTPHHRTGDEWCIYPTYDYTHCLCDSIENITHSLCTKEFQARRSSYYWLCNALDVYCPVQWEYGRLNLTYTVVSKRKIIKLVESGVVRDWDDPRLFTLTALRRRGFPPEAINNFCARVGVTVSQTTTEPHLLEACVRDVLNETAPRAMAVLEPLKVTIVNLPEGSKSEVQVPDFPANEAKGCHTVPFKSTVFIEQSDFREVMEKGYKRLTPDQPVGLRHAGYVISVKKVIKDSRGKVVELEVSCYGSDTAEKPKAFIHWVSEPLECEVRIYERLFLHKHPEDPAEVPNGFLSDINPNSMQTINSAFVDTSVKGAKVLDKFQFERVGYFSLDPDTTADKLVFNRTVTLKEDPGKI
- the ogg1 gene encoding N-glycosylase/DNA lyase isoform X2, with product MKECWRETADGHWTGVVGGRVWTLTQTEDTLWYHVYKSNDMHVHRGDMAGKGGVFVDEKNKSQMKCKAAVKKEVVTVNLQHDIEDKTILTDYFQLNVNLKDLYRKWGAADPHFQKVADIFTGVRMLRQDPTECLFSFICTSNNHISRIQGMVERLCEARGSLLCQLDQTSYYDFPSLSSLADSSVEARLRELGFGYRARFLQQSAKQILDNHGDKWLEGLRRVSYSQARDALRALPGVGTKVADCVCLMSLDKADAVPIDTHVWQIAKRDYKYAAANQPKSITEKLHKDIGEFFRNLWGPYAGWAQSVLFCADLKKFQKFKETPHLKREKEDSDSESVVTCKRTNIKSVKKSTVKNKRPKSACQTKEKVCVKEEQVI
- the ogg1 gene encoding N-glycosylase/DNA lyase isoform X1 translates to MITSGLTSSKFRRCTGCKQSRQRCNSRFFSPRESFRCMHACQQMRKVMATHAVLSSGVSAWRSLACEKSELRLDLTLACGQSFRWRETADGHWTGVVGGRVWTLTQTEDTLWYHVYKSNDMHVHRGDMAGKGGVFVDEKNKSQMKCKAAVKKEVVTVNLQHDIEDKTILTDYFQLNVNLKDLYRKWGAADPHFQKVADIFTGVRMLRQDPTECLFSFICTSNNHISRIQGMVERLCEARGSLLCQLDQTSYYDFPSLSSLADSSVEARLRELGFGYRARFLQQSAKQILDNHGDKWLEGLRRVSYSQARDALRALPGVGTKVADCVCLMSLDKADAVPIDTHVWQIAKRDYKYAAANQPKSITEKLHKDIGEFFRNLWGPYAGWAQSVLFCADLKKFQKFKETPHLKREKEDSDSESVVTCKRTNIKSVKKSTVKNKRPKSACQTKEKVCVKEEQVI